Proteins from a genomic interval of Clostridia bacterium:
- the hcp gene encoding hydroxylamine reductase has translation MFCYQCEQTAGGTGCTKIGVCGKNEDVASLQDALLIGLKGVAAYAFHARELGAHDEEVDAFMEEALFSTLTNVDFDLNRLVELVLKCGEMNLKTMEMLDKAHVDRFGTPAPTAVSTGTKAGPGIVVTGHDLLDLYELLKQTQGTGVNVYTHGEMLPAHAYPKLKEFPHLVGHYGGAWQNQKTEFEQFPGAILGTTNCVLLPKDSYRDRMFTCGIAGLPDVTHIKDRNFAPVIEKAKSLPPLEDKPGGTLTTGFHHIPVLGLADKIIAAVKEGKIRHFFLVGGCDGTKRARNYYTELVEKIPSDCVVLTLGCGKFRFNYMDLGDIDGIPRLIDMGQCNNAYSAIQVALALADAFKCGVNELPLSLILSWFEQKAVAILFTLLHLGVKNIRLGPTLPAFLTPN, from the coding sequence ATGTTTTGTTACCAGTGTGAACAAACTGCAGGAGGAACCGGGTGCACTAAGATCGGTGTTTGCGGCAAGAATGAGGATGTGGCCAGCCTTCAGGACGCCTTGTTGATTGGCCTTAAGGGCGTCGCCGCCTACGCCTTCCACGCCCGGGAGCTGGGTGCCCACGATGAAGAAGTGGACGCTTTTATGGAGGAAGCTCTCTTCTCCACCTTGACCAACGTTGACTTCGACCTCAACCGCTTGGTGGAGTTGGTCCTTAAGTGCGGGGAAATGAACCTCAAGACTATGGAAATGTTGGACAAGGCGCATGTGGACCGGTTTGGTACCCCGGCACCCACCGCCGTTTCCACCGGTACCAAGGCCGGCCCGGGCATCGTTGTCACCGGCCATGATCTACTCGATCTCTACGAGCTCTTGAAGCAGACCCAAGGCACCGGCGTAAACGTCTACACTCACGGGGAGATGCTGCCGGCTCACGCTTATCCTAAACTCAAGGAATTCCCTCATCTGGTAGGCCATTATGGCGGAGCCTGGCAGAACCAAAAAACTGAGTTTGAGCAGTTCCCAGGCGCCATCCTTGGCACCACCAACTGTGTATTGTTGCCCAAGGATTCCTACCGGGATCGCATGTTTACCTGTGGCATCGCTGGCCTACCAGATGTCACCCACATCAAGGACCGCAATTTCGCCCCGGTAATCGAGAAGGCCAAGTCCCTACCGCCTCTGGAAGATAAGCCAGGCGGCACCCTAACTACCGGCTTCCATCACATTCCCGTGCTAGGCCTGGCCGATAAGATTATCGCCGCCGTCAAGGAAGGCAAGATCCGCCACTTCTTCCTGGTGGGCGGCTGCGACGGCACCAAGCGCGCCCGCAACTACTACACCGAGCTAGTGGAGAAGATACCTTCCGACTGCGTGGTGCTGACCCTGGGCTGCGGCAAGTTCCGCTTCAACTACATGGATCTCGGCGACATCGACGGCATCCCCAGACTCATTGACATGGGCCAGTGCAACAATGCTTACTCCGCCATCCAGGTGGCGCTGGCGTTGGCTGATGCGTTCAAGTGCGGCGTCAATGAGCTGCCGCTATCCCTCATCCTCTCCTGGTTCGAGCAGAAAGCGGTGGCCATCCTGTTTACCCTGTTGCACCTTGGAGTTAAGAACATCCGCCTCGGCCCCACCCTGCCAGCCTTCTTGACCCCCAATG